A section of the Saccopteryx leptura isolate mSacLep1 chromosome 6, mSacLep1_pri_phased_curated, whole genome shotgun sequence genome encodes:
- the LOC136376024 gene encoding metallothionein-2, translating to MDPNCSCAADGSCTCAGSCKCKECKCTSCKKSCCSCCPAGCAKCAQGCICKGASDKCSCCA from the coding sequence ATGGATCCCAACTGCTCCTGCGCCGCCGATGGCTCCTGCACCTGTGCCGGCTCCTGCAAATGCAAAGAATGCAAATGCACCTCCTGTAAGAAaagctgctgctcctgctgccccGCGGGCTGTGCCAAGTGTGCCCAGGGCTGCATCTGCAAAGGGGCATCAGACAAGTGCAGCTGCTGTGCGTGA